A genomic region of Trifolium pratense cultivar HEN17-A07 linkage group LG3, ARS_RC_1.1, whole genome shotgun sequence contains the following coding sequences:
- the LOC123917127 gene encoding uncharacterized protein At4g22758, with translation MLMSKQKKNVNVNVKRLLISINVLGSAGPIRFVVNEEELVATVIDTALKSYAREGRLPILGTDITTFALYCPLVGSDALSPWERIGSHGARNFMLCKKPQANNGVGDADNGTRVVSRSRRGGGSWKAWFNKSLNLKISTH, from the exons ATGTTGATGAGTAAGCAAAAGAAGAACGTGAACGTGAATGTGAAGAGGCTGTTAATCAGCATCAATGTTCTTGGAAGTGCTGGACCGATTCGCTTTGTCGTCAATGAAGAAGAGCTTGTGGCCACTGTTATTGATACTGCTCTCAAATCTTATGCTCGTGAAGGGAGGCTTCCTATCCTTGGAACTGATATCACAACTTTCGCTCTTTATTGTCCCCTTGTTGGATCTGATG CTTTGAGTCCATGGGAGAGAATTGGATCACACGGAGCTAGAAACTTCATGCTATGCAAGAAGCCACAGGCTAACAATGGAGTTGGTGATGCTGATAATGGGACTAGAGTGGTTTCTCGAAGTCGAAGGGGAGGTGGGAGCTGGAAGGCTTGGTTCAACAAGTCTCTGAATCTCAAGATTTCAACCCATTGA